Proteins found in one bacterium genomic segment:
- a CDS encoding ester cyclase: MSEESKTVVRKFYALLEKGDMSGVSELLSDKFVWHFAGIPAPFDKQSSVGFLQAFRAAFPDMQHSLDPQIAEGDRVVTPLTFRATHRGELQGIPASGKRVEIRALNIHRILSGTIAQAETVVDMMGLMQQIGAIPAPGGAGA; the protein is encoded by the coding sequence ATGTCCGAGGAGAGCAAAACCGTGGTCAGGAAGTTCTACGCGCTCTTGGAGAAAGGAGATATGAGTGGGGTCAGCGAGTTGCTCTCGGATAAGTTCGTCTGGCATTTCGCTGGCATCCCGGCGCCATTCGACAAGCAAAGTTCTGTCGGGTTCCTCCAGGCGTTCCGCGCCGCGTTCCCCGATATGCAGCATAGTCTGGATCCACAGATCGCTGAAGGGGATCGCGTCGTCACTCCCCTGACGTTCCGCGCCACCCACCGAGGCGAACTACAGGGCATCCCGGCAAGTGGGAAGCGGGTGGAGATCCGGGCCCTGAACATTCACCGGATCCTGAGTGGGACGATTGCCCAAGCGGAGACCGTGGTTGATATGATGGGCCTCATGCAGCAGATCGGCGCGATCCCCGCACCGGGCGGCGCTGGGGCGTAG